In the Xiphias gladius isolate SHS-SW01 ecotype Sanya breed wild chromosome 7, ASM1685928v1, whole genome shotgun sequence genome, CAGTAGATATAAACAAGATAAGTCAGACAAACATGGACTCATCCATGTGTATGCAGGAATATATGATACAGAGAGCCACGTGTTtggaaatcattaaaaaattatatgcTTGTGAATAAACTACCACAACTGAAATGATGGTCTATGTACAGAGGAAGTGtgaaattgatttgattttggtgAGTTATTTTCAATGAGGATATTTTTTTCAGCCCGCTTGCcacgcacacacataagcaTTGTCCATGATTGGAAATAGGTAGCAGTCAGAAGCTTTGATATAATTCGGAAATGATAATAGTGGATTGtaacgctgctgctgctgctaacaTTTGGCCTATGACAGTATTGTATAACACTGTAAACAAGTGCCTTTCATGGAAGCTCATGACAAATGAATATAAACCACTGCCAGATTAAGTAAATTCTTTCAGTTGAATAAACACATGATGTAGGAgcagcgtacacacacacacggtgcacacactttcacacacacaagcaaacaggcacacacacacacacatgcgcacactaTCAGAGTTTCCACATACCAGTCTTTCCAGTAGGGAGTTTCTATGTGGCTCCATGTTGttactttaaaggaatagtgtgacattttggaaaatatacatATCCATTTTCTTACTTgaagagtaagagagagaagtCCCATAGCACTCATtactgtctgttaaatatgaagctaaatgTTAGCTTAGCTGAGCAGACTGTGCTCAGCTAAGCTAACATCATCTAGAGGCAGCAGCTATATAGTTTACATTGTAATTTTTGTATCTATTAAACAAAAGCAATAAAGcatgttaattggtgagcttaAAAAATGCTGGtatgtggattttgttaccttgggAGAGAGCTAAATTAGATGTTTCCCTccgctaagctaagctaagctaaactaagctaagctaagctaactggatggtagctgtagcttcatgtttaatgGACGGATATAACAGCAGTATTAATCTACTTGTCAAACTCTCACCAAGGAAGTAAAttaatgtatttcccaaaaagtcaaactatttaTTTGAATTGGCTATTATAAGCTAATTTCAGCTGGAGGACAAAGATATAATGGTCATGCTCTCTGGATGTAAGCAAAGGATCAAATCGGGGGGCTCAAGGACTTCACGACAGCGATAATATAATGGTaacataataatgtaaaactCGTGACAACAAAATCATGGTTTCTTTCACATGCAACATTGCTTTGTAAAAATTCTGAATGTTTCAGCACGCAGATAATGCTATATTGTcggtatttaatttttttagcaaaaaaaagaagatatttttaaaacacttacATCTTTGGTTTCTAACCTCTGCTATCTGCTATCCCGGGAGAAGAAAAGCAAATGGGCTACAACTTGGGGGTGGCACATCATGCAAATGCAGAAGATTGGTTAAACATTTAGCAGTTCATAATTTCaccaatgaaaaataaagacagcagagacatggtcaaattaaataaaaatgacataacAACACAGCAGAGGAGGCAGCACTTGGAGCAGAATAAGGTCATCACAAAGCAGGAGCTCCTGGTGCTGGAGGGGGAGCATAATTTCCCCTTAATTGGCACAAAGTGCATGGAGGTAAAAGACCTTTTTTCAAAAAGCTAcctgattaaaaacaagaccTCAATCAACTAAACAGCTGCTTATGGAAAATGCATTTGTGCATTATTTATGACAcagtaaatgcatacataaaaagaaTAACATATAACAATTTGCAcggtatttcattttatttctctgtttgatttgtttttatttaggcattttaaatcttaTGGTTTCCTCAGAGTCAACTATCAAAAGAAAATCCATCACATAAATACACAGCCTATAAAATATATGTGAATGTGAACATCTGGCTCTGCTCTTGTTACAGCTAACTGATGcagatttacagtacagtatgttactGCTACAGATGTAGGATGAAGTCGAGGAGGACCGATAACTGCTGCTGCAGTCCCAGTGACGAGGCCTTTAGACCTTTTGTAGACTCTTGGATGGAATCAGTAGGCCAGCCAGCTGGGCTGCAGTGCCAAGTCAGTCGCTCTGGCAGTCAATCCTCTCCAGGAGCCTTATGCTCGTTGGGATACTTGACTGAAGTGACGCAGTGTCCCCAGGCATTTGAATAATGCATGTCTGACTCTCTAAAACTGCAGCTTTTTATACTATTCTTACTGTCCCTTTGGGGATATCCTACATTCGATCTTTTGTAAGTACCTAAAAGACAACTCCCTATTTCGTCGTCCTACGTTAGGTTATTTACAATCACCAGGTAGACCAGGTGGCGCTAAGGATGACATGATTGGGCTTTGACACACATACAAGTGGCTACGTGACACAAATTTTCGAGTTCTGCAGTTCTGGTTGGGTTATGTACTGAGTGCTCTGGGCTTGCTCTGTCATGAACTGATATCTAGGCAATTGTTATCTAAACACCCAGTCAAGGTACTTCCCACTTGTCCAATCATCTGTGTCCACTCGGCCTCTCTGGTGTTTTGCACAGTGCTTTCACTAGCCATTTTACCATTAAACGGCTATATTGAatcaaaattattatatttcataaagcatataatcagcaacaatttccAAAATCATTAGTCTCATAATTCTAACTTGCGTATGATTATCACAACATATCtataaaacaaacatcaacataATCATTTCATCTTATTACTCTTAAGGAGTTAATCATACAGTTTCATGGTTATATGCTGATTAAGTACTTATGTTTCTTACTTTTAGCTCATTatatcatttttctgtttagcCTCCATCTACTCTTACTGTCAGTGTTCTTCCCCTTGTGGTTGTGAAACCCTTGTTGTAGTTCCCAGTTCAGGTTCTGGTGACATGTTGATGAAATAGTCGTCGGGCAACTCTGGTTCCCTCCAGTACTCTGGATTCTCAGTGGCAGAGACGGCTTGTGGAGATTCTATCTTCCTGTCTGCGGCCTCCTCTTTTGGACTTGCGTGGACTTGTTTCTCCACTTTGACTGGGCATGGCTCTTTTTTCCATGTTAGAGGCCTATAAGGTTGCCTACATCTGGTCTCATGAGGCCTGTAAGGGTCCGGTCTCATTGGCGATGAGAAGAACACAGCCATTTAACTCGAATATCACAGAACCAAAAATATaaagacagatgaaacaaaatatattaagattttgtttttttttgtttgttcgttttctTGTGACCATGAGAGAAATGTTTTGTGATATTGGCAAGGTTGTGTTCTTAGTATCAGAAAGGAATGAATGATTATGAGGcaaattttcatcattttcttcgCACACATGCGAATACAGTTGCATACACATTGCAAAAGGCCAATGATAAAGACTTGttatgttgaatttttaaatggATGGTGGTCAAGAGAAAACAAGAGGTGGGAAATGATTGTGTGTAGTTTTGATACGTTTGCTGACTAGACAGTAAGCCTGCCAAACCCTAACTGTCAGCGACCTTTTTTTCTAAAGATTGCTCAGAGATTGGTTATTTGTCCTTGTGAATCCCATGTAACTGTGTTAAAGTATGGATGGTTACATATGAGTTTATCATCCTGAGTGTGATCTTGCTTCAGACTTTCCACTGAGGTAGTACACTGCAGTTTTAACTGTACGTTCAACATCGCTCATATTCAAACAGGAGCGCTGTGCCAAAAAGTTTCTGTAATGGAAGTGATGGAAATGTCAAGAGTGTTGGTGGTGGGGTATAACTGTACAtgtgcgcgcacgcacacggacacgcacacgcacacgcacacgcacacgcacacacacacacacacacacacacacacacactcataaaacacagacacacaaacacacacattggccGCAGCTACTGAAGAGCACCCAGGACTTACATGGAATTTGCTGTCTGAATGATGACGACTTACCCCTTCTCACTCTAAtccatttttgtgtctctgcctattcctctcctttttctctcctctctctttcttcttctatctactctttctttcttgcctctctttccctcctttcctctccttctccctcttcctctcttcccctctcatCACATtgtttcccctctcttttattTGTTCCTCTCCTTCGTAAtctccactctctctcctctccttcttcctctactctcctctctttctttctctcttcctctcccctccccctttatttctctcttcctaTCCTCACCTGTCCTTCTTCCACCTCTTGcttccccctctccccttccttccttcctcattgtgcaaaaacatttgcacaaCGTCATTTTTGACATTGTCCCTTCCCTGCAATGTGAGGTAGAACTAATACCATTGTATTTCTCCTTTCCACATCCAGTGTCTCGTTCTCTATTTTCTCTCCAAGTCTCATCTCTACTCCTCCCTCTTGTTCTCCAGCCCCCATCCTCTCCCTCACCATCTTGCAGCTGCCTTGAACGAGGAGGGATGTGGTGAAAGTATTTGGAGAATTCCCGCTGACCAAACCAACACTGGCTGGCTGCTGTCTCCCTCCTCTACATGGAACAGCTCTACCCAAATAAGGCTGGGCTTTTTAACTAGACGTGAGGCTAAGAGACGCACAGGCAGGGAGAGGGAGCTGCTGAAAGGCCATGCCCTTTTAAGGATGAAGTTTCCTTTTTCACTGCCCCTCGGTCCCTCCTATTCCTCCTTCCtactccctcctccctccttccctccctccctttctctctctctctaggtAGACTGTAGTGAAGTCATCTTGCCTCATCTGCTCCTTTTAAGCCGGCATTTTTGAGAGGGAGGTCCCTGGGAGGCATATACAAACACTCAGTCAAGCATCCACGCTCACCCCACAAACTGCACTAGTGGCCAGCAGAGAACTGACCTATTCCTTCACACGGTGAGTATACTTTTCTTGTATTCCACATATGGGATAAAGCTGCTGAAGTGGATCTGGTACAGTCAGTAAGACAAACCGGCTGTGGCTTGTCAACAGGCCATCACCTTATAGATTAGTCAGTCAGTACTTTTGAAGCATGAGGCCTATCAAGCttcttaacaaaaaaaaaaaaaaaaaatgcatctgtctGCACTACACatatttgaatataaaatgacatTAGCAGACGTAGTCATTTCAAATACGAGCAATGTAATCAGTCAAAGGTTAAAAGGAGAGGTCTGTATGCAAATACACACCTTAAGATGTATCTGTGCTTGATCTGTGCATGAGTGAAATAGTTAAGCAATGGTTATCACATTCAGTATATATAGAATATCAAAGGTTATTTAATATATGTAAGTATGAGTTTTCCTAAAGTTATCTCTGTGGATGATGATATCTTCTGTTTGAGTTACTGTTGCGTCCAGTACTGTGTGGATGTATCTGTCGGTAAAAATAGTTAATTTCATTGTGGTAGATCAGATATTATTCACTTGTtctgtataataataattatcactTAAAACTGCCGTTTTGATATGGAGTCTGGTTGAACTCATGCTGTCtgctttttattgtgttttctacATATATTGACAGATAATTGTCTCATTGCAAATTGACTTACAAATTACTGCTTACCCTTAATACGATTCAGATGTTATTTGAGAGTTAATATGTTTTCCATGTGGAGAAAGGAGCAGAGAGGTGAGCCAGACAGTGTTGCACATCTTAGTCAGCGAACATTCTTTTATTTGCACAAGCAAATGCTCCACTGCCATACATGGGCTTTGGAGGCATGAGTTCACAAGGCATGAAAGGACATCACACTTCCTAATGGGGGTACAGATGCAGAGAGACTAGCAGgtataacaaaatatttcataaaggCAGATACATTGTGAGAGACATGCAGAAATAGATTGTCTCCACAGAGAGCATTTAAACTCATCCGAACTTTCATTCTCTGTTCATTAACATGGGTGTTTTATATCAGAAAACTACTGTGAAGTCTAAGAGCTTGCTTTGATGTTTGGACTGACGATAACTAATGAATCATTAAAGATGGCAGCGCACCCAGTGGTTCCAGTAAAACCAGGCCAGCAGTGGCAAAACGGAAGAACCAGTGGGCAGTGCGGCTTCtaagcagcagcaacagggGCAGATAACACTATCTACACTGCCAATCCGGTGGCAGCACATAAACAAAGCCGAGCACGGAGGCACAGTAGTTTATAAAGCCAGGAACTAACCACAACCATGTAGAGGTGCAGGGGCTCTGGTAATGAGCTCAATGAGACAGCACTATCTACACCTCAGTCAGTAGAAATACATTGGTTCAGTCACACAGCAGCTATAAAGTTTGTCAGAATAATCAGAACCATGAAGGGTCTTGGCAGCAGTTTCTGTAAATGCTTTCGGTGCTAATAAAAGTCAAAGCGAAGCTGCATTTTTCTGTGCAGCTGGCATAAAGCAGAGCCATGTAGCAAAAGAGCTCTGACAACATAGTCAAACTACAGTACATCAGCTAACAGGGAGAACATCCTTCAACCAGATGACTCAACGGACATCAACACTGCTGAACTGTACTTCAGTAGAGATGCCTAATCTAACCAGGCGTTAGTTTCTTTATGACTAACCCAAACTTCTAACAACTCCTAATGCTGAGGAATAAAATTATTCAGTGACTATCATCCTTAAAATTATTCAGTGACAGAGTGACTATTTTTTGAACACATCATTTGAATTCATACCAAATCATTATATGGTGGTTAGCTGATAAACTGTAGAGGAGGCAAGGCTGCATGACGCCACATCCCCTCAGGCGGCCACAGTTGCCAGAGCCCTCATTCTGGTTTCCTGTTCTGGCATTAGGCAGATTTACCATGGTAATAGAGAAACAGAGGCGGAAAAACacaagatggatggatggaaggacgGAGGTAATGAAGTCATGTTTGTGGGATACAGCGCTTTGGGAATTTCGAGAGGAGGCATTATAGGCTTTCTTTTACTTGAAACCTGTGGTTTTATCCCATTTTTGTCCTGATTTTTCCTAATTTTCCCTTTTGTATTGTcgtcttttctctttatttttcatgtttgaggctattccttttattttttttcctcactcactttttttgtaaagcttTAACTAAATCTTTTTAGTTGACATTTAGCAGCACTAGTTGTAGCAGgtgtagtagttgtagtaggCCATAGTTGCGAGGACAGGTTTTATGCATGAATAGTTGGGTTTTTGTCCTAGCCAGGAGGAATGGCTGTTAATACAGGAACAAAGTTGTATCGGCAGTAgcagtaaaagtagcaaaagtTGCTTTTGTACTCCTGAAACTGTactagcagcagcagtaattgCGCTTTTTTTACTTGTAGCAGGAGTAGTTGCAGAAACAGTAGTCGTAATGCCATGGAAAGTTGCAGAATTAAATGTAGCATCCCTTGGTTGATAGATAGCTCATGCTGTAGGTTGTTTACCGAATATGCAGTATTATAGAGAGTTTGCAAaagaatgtttttaataaatgccACGTGAACACGGCCTTAAAGAGAGGCATAAAGACAGCACAGAAGTTTATTTATCTGATCATCCAGAGTTATTGGTCCTGGGCCAGGTCCCAAGCATAACAACAGGTCCCTGGATACATATAAATACCAAACATAGAGACCCGGCCCTAACAGActtctgttctcttctcttctcttgtcgTCTTCTCTGGACAAGACACGAGAAGGCACTGAGTGCACAATATGGTGAACATAGCTTCTATTTCTTTCCCTACAAAGAGTGTAGTGTGGGTGATTTGCAATTGCGGTCCAGAGAGTAGTTCATGAGGCTAAGAACTAAAGGCTTCCAATGGCAAAATAAGGAGTTAACGGCATACCAGACAAACATTACTCTGTAATAATGATTATATAATGACGCATGTCAGTGGGACATATAAAAAgggtatgagtgtgtgtgtttgcccgAGCAagagacaaagataaaatataGTATCTGAACTTGTGGTTGTATATAAGTGAGCGTGTTGCCCATCATGTGCATTTGGTTTCTTACGGCCTGGAAAATGACTGCAGGGAATGCAAAGAATATTAAACAGCGTTGGTGGTAACACTCTGCGGACAGTTCTGGGCAGGAATCCATTAATGTCGTTGGCAAGCAGACTCTAATATGCAGACATGCAGCATATCTATTTACAGAGGTGGAACAAGTATATGAATGCTTTTTTTAGTAGTACCACAAGGGGAAAAAATACTTCACTTCAAttaagtcctgcattaaaacaaatattttactcaCTGTTAGTAAAAGTAATAtgtaaaagcattaaaatgtaCTTGGGTATCCAAAGTAGAAGTACCTACAGCACTCACTGAGAATATCTATAAtcaatctttttaaaataaaaattgatcaGATGACTATGGTAATGGGAAAGGAGTCACATCTTGTGATAATTATGAACAGACTTTtcagttcccttcagctctatgaggcattttagtgtctttcagctcatagtTTTACGACTCTCATCAGGCTATTCGGGCCACAGAAGAcagctgtttttagtgaaaagGCTCttataaacccactgtacactacctgccccGCACAATCAGGAGACAGACACACTTAGCAACTAGGTTTTGACCAGCTAAAGAGACAGGTATTTCCCTTagaagttggtggagaccaaaaaaaaatgttggacttGTATTCAtcaagtggacacaaacatcACTTTAACTAATGTCtctttgatgtgtaaataggcatgCTAACAAATTGAGAATTGAGAATATGCCAGCGTTGTTTTCACACCTTGGTTCCGCCGTCATACTCCAGGTTTAAGTTTACTTTCTGATTAAACCCTTGTATCTCCAGTCCTAGGTTAGTTGAAGAAGAAAGGgatggaaaggaaaaaggagggaaggatgcaagggaacaaaggagaaaaaagggaaacgaagaaagaaataaagatagagcaaagaaaggacaaaacaaaagtataaaaatagaTTACTAGTTACTTTCCATCTCTGTCAGTGTATGTACTTGTTGTTAGTAGCTTGTACACAAACCTTATGATGAGACAAGCTTAGTTAATTGTTGCCATGGTAAATCTGATTCCCCATCCTATGCCAGAGTTGAGCATCCTCCAGTCAACTTCCGGGTTTAACCTTTAACATTTGAACTTTGAACCTCCCCAGGAACAGAAAGTTGAAGTGACCTGACATCAAGATGGCAACAAAGGTTGGATGGTGCAGACAGCACTTTGATATGGGTTTTGCACTTGGCTGTTGGCCCTAAGGCAATACAGaagcataaaacaaaagaaaaaaaaagtgctggcagtgacatgtgtgtatgtgttggcagagaccaaagcagagaaagagaatgtgtgtgtaaaaagaaaaaaatatgcaaaaaataatCTGGCTTAAATAGAGCTCCAATTGTACACCACTTTGCCTCAGACACAGGTCCTGATAGGGCCAAATGGTGTGCCTTAGGAGACACAACGCTGTTAATGCCACTATTCTGAGAAAGGTATTCAAATTAAGTGCTGAGCATTTACGCTTATATACACGCTTTTTACATGCATGCCTTTAATGTTTGTATTGGTGTaagttatatacagtatatgcgtGAAAGGGGTATCTGTCTTTGTAAGTGAATATGCCTTCATCTAGATTATTCACAAACCAATGCATGTTTGTGCATATAGGATATGTTCAAATTTTACTGCAATTTGAAAAATTTGGGGTGTCTTATACTGCCTACAAACAATTATTCTGGACTAAATGGTAGTTGTGCTGGGATGTTAATTAACAAGAAAACAGTAAGTTTATAAAAATCCTTCATGAATACAAACATTGCTGTAAATTGTCAAGATGGGAGATAAGGATGATAGCAGTGAAAATCACTTACTCagatttctgtctttctccagaGATGatatttcccaacattttttattttatttgactgtcTCCTTTTTTCACTGTATTCCTCTTGTCTCCTTCCCCACTCACCCATATACCTCCACTTTTTGTCCCTCTTTTCATTCtatctctccacctctctcaaCTCACCTCTCAGGGAGTTGGCATGGCTAACAAAGGTCCATCCTATGGCATGAGCCGGCAGGTTCAGGATAAAATTGACAGCAAGTATGACCCTGACCTTGAGCAGATCCTGGTGGAATGGATTTACCGTCAGTGCGGCTCCGCTGTGGGAAGGCCAGAGCCAGGGAAAATGGCGTTCCAGGCCTGGCTGAAGGATGGATGTGTGGGTGCAATTAGTCTGTTTTACTTATTGTTTTTCTAGAATTAGCTTTAAGATTAATGACCGTTTTGTGACTCTTCTCCCTTTCTACCTTCTATTCAACCCTCTGTTACTTCATCTCGTCTCCCCAGGTCCTGAGCGAGCTGATTAACAGTCTGTTTTCCGGAGAGAAACCTGTGAAGAAGATCCAGAGCTCACCCATGGCCTTCAAACAGATGGAGCAGATCTCCCAGTTCCTAAATGCTGCTGAGAAGTATGGGGTCATCAAGACTGATATGTTCCAGACCGTGGACCTCTGGGAAGGTCAGAGGGGTTCTGTCATTCTCATTTCCCAGTTATTATAAACATTTACTGCTAGAAGATAAAACTTGGCTTGGGTTTAAGTACATGGTTGTGTGGCATATGCTTGGATATGGCAATGCACAGGTATGGAAACATGATAATGTGAAGGTAGGGTTAATAAGActggttgtatgtgtgtgctggggCAGGTAAGGACCTGGCAGCGGTGCAGAGGACCCTGTCAGCTCTGGGCAGCTTGGCCATTACCAAGGATGAAGGCACATACAATGGAGACCCTAACTGGTTCTTCAAGTAAGTCagaaacatgaaattaaaactgCTTTATCTAGCTGATCCCGATTTGAAtaagtttagttttatttgtttagtgACATTTTCAATGATGTGTTACAGGAAAGCACAGGAGAACAAGCGAGAATTCAGCGATGAGCAGCTGAAGGCGGGCAAAAATGTGATTGGCCTACAGATGGGGTCCAATAAGGGAGCCAGTCAGGAGGGCATGAGCTATGGAAGAGCCCGGCAGATCTTGTAAAATCACTGAGCCCACAGATACCCACAACCTCTGCAGTCCCCGATACCCTCTTAGAGCCTGTAAGCGTCTAACCAGCCCACTACAACTCCCTTTTCATCATAAAGCCTTTTCTGCTTTAGAACTTTCTTTAGTTACTTTCTAAGTTTCCCCTCCTCCCTAATCTTGACACTTGCCCCATACCCCTTACGTAGATGCTTGCACTGGTGACCATTGCAGAGCTCACCATGCTTTGTCCTTCCCACTGCAGTTAGGACCAGTGCAACTGAATGTTTGAAGTCTTGAATAAATAGTAACCATAAAAATAACCAGTTAATTGCCTTGGAAGTAAAAACACCAAGATGACGATGTGACAAGTCTTGTTGTTCCTTCTTAATATGAAACAGCACTCATATTACAGATAACTGACGACTGTCTCATCTGATACATAACAAATGTCTGAATTTACGGCACCAGTTtcctacattttaaaaatattggttCTGGATTCTGACTCAaagattgatttatttatgtaactCACAGAAGGGACATTCTTTTCAATTTGAGTGGCCACACAACCCCTGGCATACCAGTACTCCTTAATTTTACTGTTACAGTACTGTTCATTACCTACCACTTCCCacaatatttttgtacattgtCTTATTAAATAATGACTTTGAAATATATCTCTGAATTGACTTTCTGATTCTTGGTATTTCCGTTTTGCCATTTGGGGAAATTGGAAAAAGTATCTTGCAATGTTGAAACATAGGTGGGTCATCACTActtatattttaaagaataggttcagagttttttttcatgtctgtcttaAATGATACTCACATGCCCATGTGTACATTGCGAATGTGAAAAATGGTGggaaaaatccacagtccttccGGTTCCTTCTGTACAAATCTGCATGCCAATCTCTTGCATTGAAGATGCTCCAAGAAGGGATCTCTTCACAGCCAAAATGATTGTAAAACCAGTGCAGTTTTATTGTGTCAATGTAATTGtacctctctttgttttttagccACTAGTGATGTGGTTCTGAGGATGGCAATGTCAATACCATGCTGCTAATTCTTtactttatgaccaaatatctgcaaaatgcATGATATTCCCAACAACTCTAGCTTccctttgtgtttagtgctaattagcacatgTTAGCACACTAACAGGCTAAAGCAAGATGGagaacattgtaaacattatacctgctcaACCGTCTGAAATGCTCACATTAATATTTAGCTCCTAGCATTACTGTGGATAAATACAGTATCACACCGATGTTGTCTCCTAGTCTAACACAGCAAGAAAATCTTGTTAATATCCTTGTTTgggtttaaattatttatttattctgccATTTTTACCATCTTGGATGAATTTCTTCCTATACCACATGTACAGGCACCACTATACATTACACCTGCTATGGTGATGGTAGCTTTTAGCTCAAAGCTCTACTGTGCTGAAGTACGGTCTCACAGAGCCGTTAGCAAGGCTAGACGTTTGCGTTAAAAAATCttgttaaaattttttttgtcagtttttccatcTTAGGTACATTCTTTGCTAtaccacacacagaaaccacaaTCTTCATACCACCGTACTTATTGGCAACTAACAGTTATAATAATATTGTGAGTTGCACAGATTTCCAAAGTGTAACTGTGTTTCataaaccctaaaaaaaaaaatctaagagaTTTTCAGTCAACAGTCTTTTATTATCATTCACATCACCTGTGACTTGCACAGCAAAACACAGTTTCAGCCTTCACCCCAAACATtcctttacattaaaaaattaaactctttAATACATCCTTAAAAACACTTTGTACAAATCATTAAACACAACTGGTATATATCTGTACAGCAGGCACACATTGTGTATATATTAcactttatatataaaaaaaaaaaaaa is a window encoding:
- the tagln gene encoding transgelin isoform X1, which produces MATKGVGMANKGPSYGMSRQVQDKIDSKYDPDLEQILVEWIYRQCGSAVGRPEPGKMAFQAWLKDGCVLSELINSLFSGEKPVKKIQSSPMAFKQMEQISQFLNAAEKYGVIKTDMFQTVDLWEGKDLAAVQRTLSALGSLAITKDEGTYNGDPNWFFKKAQENKREFSDEQLKAGKNVIGLQMGSNKGASQEGMSYGRARQIL
- the tagln gene encoding transgelin isoform X2 yields the protein MANKGPSYGMSRQVQDKIDSKYDPDLEQILVEWIYRQCGSAVGRPEPGKMAFQAWLKDGCVLSELINSLFSGEKPVKKIQSSPMAFKQMEQISQFLNAAEKYGVIKTDMFQTVDLWEGKDLAAVQRTLSALGSLAITKDEGTYNGDPNWFFKKAQENKREFSDEQLKAGKNVIGLQMGSNKGASQEGMSYGRARQIL